One genomic window of Candidatus Poribacteria bacterium includes the following:
- a CDS encoding cupin domain-containing protein — MRMKFDERCLPIRNYRERPLGQGHWTHLVHPIFGQDDGLVVLHSVLVVRIEAMQTPDTHGHGPDMDEVWYMLEGNGIHVVSKNVYRQMPGDAVSVASSNPGHSLINDTNEPLITFYFARYDR, encoded by the coding sequence ATGCGTATGAAATTTGACGAGCGGTGTTTACCCATCAGAAACTACCGCGAACGACCCTTAGGACAAGGGCATTGGACGCATCTTGTGCATCCGATTTTCGGTCAAGATGACGGTTTAGTAGTCCTGCATTCTGTGTTGGTGGTTCGGATTGAAGCGATGCAAACACCTGATACACATGGTCACGGTCCCGATATGGATGAGGTTTGGTATATGCTTGAAGGCAATGGCATCCACGTCGTCAGCAAGAATGTTTATCGGCAGATGCCGGGTGATGCTGTTTCCGTGGCTTCGTCAAATCCGGGGCATAGTCTCATCAATGATACAAATGAACCGCTCATAACCTTTTACTTTGCGCGGTATGATCGATAA